Proteins from one Podospora pseudoanserina strain CBS 124.78 chromosome 1, whole genome shotgun sequence genomic window:
- a CDS encoding hypothetical protein (COG:P; EggNog:ENOG503NZGD), which produces MKEPTSDKSRYTDRINSWIRIKPANHPSKQINSNQIPISNPSTLEPTQSNSQHGASAMSASPGGTMPTPPAPGGADTTEDGCCGTPMPGTSSQPDKPGPVLGEAGDGKHPHEDSQPQREPGIEDSIPSRILRTIKFVLFHSKLNLLLVFVPIGIAVEQVPGISPGIIFGMNAVAIIPLAGLLSFATEAVARKLGDSLGALLNITFGNAVELIIFIALVKDEFRIVQASLLGSILANLLLILGMSFFLGGLRFREQIYNSTVTQMSACLLSLSVISLVLPTAFHASFNDSNLADAQSLKISRGTSVILLLVYIIYLLFQLLSHSYMYESTPQHIIDEEATPGPVANWLDSSSSESSSSSDSDSSDSDSSRETVGKRMRRAIKRHRKSSIISVDTSEGHSTTRTRTPTRSPSFGTTSEGQPSEETARNRISKAGTGVFEAHEDAIEDEKPPRHRKRDRYRRHKKHRKHHKHRKSRRNGSQEFMDQPIDEEAAVGIKAPLSPGEPRRVDFAMSQLTPNVEGMSEVVQTRSSPFQGLRGTLRPVARSLAPTVFTSPIDFSMPAVPSGPVPRVRYGIRRTNSLPDRLNQFGRPPGAMMPSQIPLAAVPNGAVADAEENVEELSRRSAVILLLVSTALVAVCAEFMVDSINGLVKTSSIGEIFIGLIILPIVGNAAEHVTAITVAMKNKMDLAIGVAVGSSIQIALFITPLIVIIGWIMDKPMTLYFTLFETVCLFVSAFITNFLVLDGRSNYLEGALLLATYVIISVVAFFYPNAEDTSAWGT; this is translated from the exons ATGAAGGAACCCACCTCTGATAAATCTCGGTACACGGATAGAATTAACTCGTGGATAAGAATCAAACCCGCGAATCATCCTTCCAAACAGATCAATTCAAACCAGATTCCCATCAGCAATCCATCCACCCTGGAGCCCACACAGTCCAACAGCCAGCATGGAGCATCAGCCATGTCTGCCAGCCCCGGCGGCACCATGCCAACGCCGCCGGCCCCTGGTGGTGCCGACACGACAGAAGATGGTTGTTGCGGCACGCCCATGCCCGGTACATCATCGCAGCCCGACAAACCGGGGCCTGTCCTAGGCGAAGCGGGTGATGGGAAACACCCACACGAAGACTCTCAACCACAGCGGGAACCTGGAATTGAGGACAGCATCCCCAGTAGGATACTGCGCACTATCAAATTTGTCTTGTTCCATTCCAAACTGAACCTTTTGCTGGTTTTTGTCCCCATCGGCATCGCCGTCGAGCAAGTCCCGGGCATTTCTCCGGGCATCATTTTTGGCATGAATGCCGTCGCCATCATACCTCTTGCTGGTCTCTTGAGCTTTGCTACCGAAGCCGTAGCGCGCAAGCTCGGCGACTCCCTTGGCGCATTGCTGAACATTACTTTTGGTAATGCGGTAGAGCTGATCATCTT CATTGCTTTGGTCAAG GATGAATTCCGTATCGTTCAGGCCTCTCTTCTTGGGTCTATCTTGGCCAACTTGTTACTGATTCTGGGCATGTCGTTCTTCCTTGGCGGTCTTCGCTTCCGGGAACAGATCTACAACAGCACCGTCACCCAGATGAGTGCTTGTCTATTGAGTTTGAGTGTGATCAGCTTGGTGTTGCCA ACTGCATTCCATGCTTCGTTTAACGACTCGAACCTAGCAGATGCCCAATCTCTCAAGATCAGCCGTGGTACTAGTGTG ATTCTTCTGTTGGtgtatataatatatctcCTCTTTCAGCTTCTGTCACATTCATACATGTACGAGTCGACACCACAGCACATCATTGATGAGGAGGCAACACCTGGACCGGTCGCCAACTGGCTGGACTCGTCAAGTTCAGAGAGCAGCTCGTCGAGTGACTCAGATTCTTCTGACTCTGATTCATCACGAGAAACTGTTGGCAAGAGAATGAGACGAGCTATCAAGCGCCATCGCAAGTCCAGCATCATTTCAGTCGACACGAGTGAAGGCCACAGCACTACTCGCACGCGAACCCCTACTAGAAGTCCCTCTTTCGGTACTACGAGCGAGGGACAGCCTTCTGAAGAGACCGCAAGGAACCGTATTTCCAAGGCTGGAACCGGGGTCTTTGAGGCGCACGAGGATGCCATTGAAGATGAAAAGCCACCTCGTCACAGGAAGCGTGATCGTTACCGGAGACACAAGAAGCATCGCAAACATCACAAGCACCGCAAGTCACGGAGAAACGGCTCCCAAGAATTCATGGACCAACCCATTGACGAGGAAGCAGCTGTTGGGATCAAGGCTCCCCTCTCACCTGGCGAGCCTCGGAGAGTCGATTTCGCCATGTCACAATTGACCCCGAATGTTGAGGGCATGAGTGAAGTTGTTCAGACCCGAAGCAGTCCGTTCCAGGGACTTCGTGGGACACTGCGACCTGTCGCTCGCAGCCTTGCGCCCACAGTATTTACCAGCCCCATTGATTTCTCGATGCCGGCCGTACCCTCTGGTCCAGTGCCTCGTGTTCGTTATGGAATTCGTCGTACGAACTCGCTGCCCGACCGCCTAAACCAGTTCGGCCGCCCTCCCGGCGCGATGATGCCCTCTCAGATTCCTCTGGCCGCCGTCCCGAACGGCGCTGTGGCTGATGCCGAGGAAAATGTTGAAGAGCTCTCCCGTCGGAGCGCAGTCATCTTGCTGCTCGTATCGACCGCTCTTGTAGCTGTTTGTGCCGAGTTCATGGTCGACTCAATCAACGGTCTTGTCAAGACCAGCAGCATCGGCGAAATCTTCATTGGTCTCATTATTCTGCCCATCGTTGGCAACGCAGCCGAGCACGTCACTGCTATCACCGTTGCCATGAAGAACAAGATGGATTTGGCCATCGGCGTAGCCGTGGGCAGCTCGATTCAGATCGCCCTCTTCATCACGCCGCTGATTGTGATTATCGGCTGGATCATGGACAAACCTATGACGTTGTATTTTACGCTCTTTGAGACCGTTTGCTTGTTTGTCTCGGCGTTTATCACTAACTTTttggtgttggatgggagGAGTAATTACCTTGAGGGggctctgctgctggcgacTTACGTTATCATCAGCGTGGTGGCGTTTTTTTATCCGAATGCAGAGGATACGAGTGCGTGGGGGACGTAG
- the MSK1 gene encoding mitochondrial lysine-tRNA synthetase (EggNog:ENOG503NUPU; COG:J) produces MGAPKIFLRKRSFPFAFGQQHQRRLEQAEFPVCWCETSKLNDAMRPSPSLQFLRPYARVPVPHAAAFPHLRRAQLSQRCSFHLARQQELEQAGVLKYPRIRNDGGEIMRVPDFRAKYQDIQQGVVAEEEVTLRGRVESVRRAGSKLVFIDVRSEFENVQGLCNLGKLVDGTTGSGLKNLARLLNRGDIISVTGKATRTKTGELSIQATQLPEILTPSLVPRPEKVEDTLHRHIDMLANRRTVDTLRLRSYITRYLRDFFHERNFLEFQTPILSGNAGGAVARPFTMHAEAVSKDVTLRIAPELWLKRLVVGGVDRVFELGPAFRNEGIDQTHNPEFTICEFYHAYANLQDLITITQDLIRGVAEHCAKLISNGTLSSLPEISDLSIYQQPFQQAEFIPTLQDKLGFTFPDLTTNSAHSDLLSLLNSNSVPPFEGQDHFPLPKLLDKLAERYIEPLSLTTPLFITHHPVVMSPLSKSFLCPRTNQHVSARTELFVKGKELANMYEEENDPFAQREKFAEQIRQKDVEVGQKVEVDESFCYALASGLPPTGGWGCGVERLVMLMAGTGRISEVLSFGNLRNVVVGGSNAAVGGVTGDEREKKGE; encoded by the exons AAATGATGCGATGAGACCATCACCGAGTCTCCAGTTCCTGCGGCCGTACGCCCGGGTACCAGTCCCTCACGCGGCGGCGTTCCCGCACCTCCGCCGCGCTCAGCTGTCGCAGCGTTGCTCCTTCCACCTTGCTCGGCAGCAGGAACTGGAGCAAGCTGGTGTCCTCAAGTATCCCCGTATCCGaaatgatggtggtgagattATGCGCGTCCCCGACTTCCGGGCCAAGTATCAGGACATTCAGCAGGGCGTTgtggcggaagaggaggtcaCCTTGCGAGGACGGGTCGAGTCTGTCCGTCGTGCCGGGTCGAAGCTCGTCTTTATTGATGTGAGGAGCGAGTTTGAGAATGTTCAAGGACTATGTAACCTGGGGAAGCTGGTCGATGGTACGACGGGTTCTGGTTTGAAGAATTTAGCCCGGTTGCTGAACAGGGGTGATATCATTT CTGTCACGGGCAAGGCCACGCGAACCAAGACAGGCGAGCTCTCCATCCAAGCCACCCAGCTTCCTGAAATTTTGACGCCGAGCTTGGTGCCCCGGCCGGAGAAGGTTGAAGATACCCTGCATCGTCATATTGACATGCTGGCCAACCGTAGAACCGTAGATACCCTTCGTCTGCGGTCTTACATCACTCGCTATCTCCGAGACTTCTTTCATGAGCGCAACTTCCTTGAGTTTCAGACTCCTATCCTCTCTGGCAATGCTGGCGGTGCCGTGGCCAGGCCATTCACCATGCATGCTGAAGCAGTGAGCAAAGATGTCACTCTCCGTATTGCCCCTGAGTTGTGGCTCAAGCGTCTCGTCGTCGGAGGTGTAGACCGCGTGTTTGAGCTCGGCCCGGCGTTCCGCAACGAGGGCATCGACCAAACCCACAACCCAGAGTTCACCATCTGCGAGTTCTACCACGCCTACGCAAACCTCCAggacctcatcaccatcacccaagaTCTCATCCGCGGCGTTGCCGAGCACTGCGCTAAGCTCATCTCCAATGGCACCTTGTCCTCACTCCCCGAAATCTCCGACCTGTCCATCTACCAACAACCCTTTCAACAAGCAGAAttcatccccaccctccaaGACAAGTTGGGGTTCACCTTCCCCGACTTGACCACCAACTCCGCCCACTCGGACCTTTTGTCGCTTCTCAACTCAAACTCGGTCCCCCCTTTTGAGGGCCAAGaccacttccccctccccaaactcctcgacaagctggCCGAGCGGTACATTGAACCCCtgtccctcaccacccccttgttcatcacccaccaccccgtcgtcatgtcccccctttccaaatCCTTCCTCTGCCCCAGGACGAACCAGCACGTCTCGGCAAGGACTGAGCTGTTTGTCAAGGGGAAGGAGCTGGCGAACATGtacgaggaggagaacgaTCCGTTTGCCCAGAGGGAGAAGTTTGCGGAGCAGATCAGGCAGAAGGATGTGGAGGTGGGGcagaaggtggaggtggatgagagTTTTTGCTATGCGCTGGCGAGCGGGCTGCCGCCGacagggggttgggggtgtggagtggagaggttggtcaTGCTGAtggcggggacggggaggattAGTGAGGTGTTAAGTTTTGGGAATCTGAGgaatgtggtggtgggggggagtaatgctgctgttgggggggttACGGGGGATgaaagggagaagaagggggagtaG